One window of the Montipora foliosa isolate CH-2021 chromosome 4, ASM3666993v2, whole genome shotgun sequence genome contains the following:
- the LOC138001292 gene encoding uncharacterized protein, which produces MNVLDDAEFLLLYDLYNPRNLDLPCELYPHFDLQNLTEDECLSESRFKKADIPRLSHALRIPVVISCHQETICDGTEGLCMLLKRLCYPCRYSDMVHLFAKPVPVLCMITNQVLDYIYQVHSHRILQWNHQLLSQVNLERFAQVVHRKGGPLNNCFGFVDGTVRPICRPGTVNQRLLCNGHKRVHGIKFQYVVIPNGIIANMYGPVEGRKHDAGMPAYSHLLQDLNQYAFSLAGQPLCIYGDPAYPIRVHLQCPFRNGDLTPQMEAYSTAMSTVRTSVEWLFGDIISYFKFLDFKTSLKLGLSSVGKLYIVSAILRNGLTCLYGNTTSDFFQCDPPDLETYFA; this is translated from the exons ATGAATGTCCTCGATGACGCCGAATTTCTCTTACTATACGACCTTTACAACCCACGAAACCTGGACTTGCCGTGTGAGTTGTATCCACATTTCGACCTCCAAAACCTGACCGAAGATGAATGTTTGTCCGAATCTCGGTTCAAGAAAGCTGACATCCCAAGACTTTCTCATGCTTTACGGATTCCTGTTGTTATAAGTTGTCACCAAGAGACAATTTGTGACGGAACTGAAGGATTGTGTATGCTTTTGAAGAGGTTGTGTTACCCTTGCCGATACAGTGACATGGTCCACTTGTTCGCTAAACCGGTTCCTGTATTGTGCATGATAACAAATCAAGTTTTGGATTATATCTATCAAGTTCACAGTCATCGCATTCTGCAGTGGAATCATCAGTTGCTAAGCCAAGTTAATCTTGAAAGATTTGCCCAAGTTGTTCACCGAAAAGGAGGCCcacttaataactgttttggttttgttgATGGGACAGTTCGCCCTATTTGTAGGCCCGGCACTGTCAACCAGAGGTTGCTTTGCAATGGACACAAGCGAGTCCATGGAATCAAGTTTCAGTATGTTGTTATCccgaatggaataattgcaaATATGTATGGCCCTGTTG AGGGCAGAAAGCATGATGCAGGTATGCCCGCATATTCTCACCTGTTGCAAGACCTCAATCAATATGCCTTCAGCCTGGCTGGACAACCACTTTGTATTTACGGGGATCCCGCCTACCCCATCCGCGTACACCTTCAATGTCCATTTAGAAATGGGGATTTAACCCCACAGATGGAAGCTTATAGTACTGCTATGAGCACAGTGAGAACAAGTGTCGAGTGGCTGTTTGGAGACATAATCAGTTACTTCAAGTTTCTGGACTTTAAAACGAGCTTAAAGTTGGGACTGAGTAGTGTGGGGAAATTGTACATTGTTAGTGCTATTCTCAGAAATGGGCTAACATGTCTGTATGGAAACACAACCTCTGATTTTTTCCAGTGTGATCCTCCCGACCTTGAAACTTATTTTGCATAA
- the LOC138001291 gene encoding adenosine receptor A3-like, with protein MNGLTNDTRDTESHCSIYSPVLLVIGEKRVLLIIIVANVFLMLTASLGNVSILLSFLCVPSLRSTSNYLLFGLALSDLCVGLVVHPSYIAVIYNLYNESIPHCAVLFIYMIATSFLGTVSVMTITVIGMDKYLAIRLNLRYQEFVTERRSTIVLIVLWLTCGLSCLVWIEGFRVYIAFTTFVVTVSLFVICVIYVKLYSVVRRHKTQISRQTVARKMDDVEKVRQRRLHKSTINTLYVFFTFLVCYLPFFVSMAVHNLSRLENKQTVIAIEFAITLMLSNSSLNPLMYGFRLREFRVAVKKTYRILFCLPQTSQG; from the coding sequence ATGAATGGACTCACCAATGACACGCGTGATACCGAATCTCACTGCTCTATCTACTCTCCTGTTCTACTTGTTATTGGAGAAAAGAGAGTCTTATTGATCATTATAGTGGCAAACGTATTCCTCATGTTAACAGCAAGTTTAGGAAACGTTTCTATACTCCTCAGCTTCCTGTGCGTACCGTCTTTGCGTTCAACCTCCAATTACCTACTATTTGGACTGGCTTTAAGTGATCTTTGCGTGGGATTAGTCGTTCATCCTTCATACATCGCGGTGATATATAACCTGTACAACGAGAGTATTCCACACTGCGCTGTCCTTTTCATTTACATGATAGCAACATCATTTTTAGGGACTGTTTCCGTGATGACTATTACAGTTATTGGTATGGATAAGTACTTGGCAATACGTTTGAACCTGAGATATCAAGAATTTGTGACCGAGAGAAGAAGTACCATTGTACTGATAGTTCTCTGGTTGACATGTGGTCTTTCCTGCCTCGTTTGGATAGAAGGCTTTCGCGTTTATATCGCTTTTACTACATTTGTAGTGACGGTATCACTGTTTGTAATATGTGTTATTTATGTCAAATTGTATTCTGTTGTTAGACGCCACAAAACCCAAATCAGTCGTCAAACCGTAGCACGGAAGATGGATGATGTTGAAAAGGTTCGACAGCGAAGACTCCACAAGTCAACCATCAACACTTTGTACGTGTTTTTTACCTTCTTGGTCTGCTACCTTCCTTTCTTCGTCTCCATGGCTGTTCACAACTTATCACGcttggaaaacaaacaaactgtcaTCGCCATCGAGTTTGCCATAACCTTGATGCTCTCCAATTCGTCTCTCAATCCACTGATGTATGGCTTCCGTTTGCGAGAATTTAGAGTCGCAGTCAAAAAAACCTACCGAATATTGTTTTGCTTGCCTCAGACTTCACAGGGATGA